The Coffea arabica cultivar ET-39 chromosome 3c, Coffea Arabica ET-39 HiFi, whole genome shotgun sequence genome contains a region encoding:
- the LOC113736083 gene encoding uncharacterized protein, protein MAKLLQDLVYQEESPSIYTTALSGITLLFLAYLGISETLGNHLKYSKFWNVNSQKSGGGIKLPSRTGMLLLYSPAAVAGLASFMIFPGGGIRFLMLKLAITIHFSKRVLNYDF, encoded by the coding sequence ATGGCGAAACTGTTGCAGGATCTTGTGTACCAGGAAGAATCTCCTTCGATTTACACAACAGCCCTATCTGGGATAACTCTCTTGTTTTTGGCTTACTTGGGTATCTCAGAAACCTTGGGAAATCACCTCAAGTACTCCAAATTCTGGAACGTCAATTCACAGAAATCTGGAGGGGGAATCAAACTACCCAGCAGAACTGGGATGCTTCTACTCTACAGCCCAGCAGCCGTTGCGGGTCTTGCTTCATTTATGATCTTCCCCGGTGGTGGAATCAggttcttgatgctcaaattaGCTATTACCATTCACTTCTCCAAGAGGGTCCTAAATTATGATTTCTGA